In Treponema primitia ZAS-2, a genomic segment contains:
- a CDS encoding tyrosine-type recombinase/integrase produces the protein MEVVYLFHENGKVRIPFYDYDPKLFEKFRATKLGFWDHSTHQYIVKANSPGHTKLPELLHGRPYVEVDRSPEEPLVISNVFRMDALESSDGIEIEAKQTAVNHHSTVPIPLPELFTSDWEEKLTVELHSRKYSPRTIRSYIQYNKSFCKFIQKSPDHIGSTDVKSYAAYLDSSLFLSSSTMNLAISALKFFYHNVLQKNILEEQHRPKLDQRLPAILSKSEINVMLEGEKNSKHRLLIMLAYSSGLRVSEVVSLKKSHVDFTRKVIYIRSGKGRKDRNSILSDRAASFISEYVSVYGIENWLFPGIKPGSHLSIRSAQNIFNKAVLKVGIQKDVSIHSLRHAFATHLLENGVDIKYIQELLGHAFLKTTERYTHVARRSALKIKSPLDDFGPDDD, from the coding sequence ATGGAAGTGGTTTATCTTTTTCATGAGAATGGTAAGGTTAGGATTCCCTTTTATGATTACGATCCTAAGTTGTTTGAAAAATTCAGGGCAACCAAGCTCGGGTTTTGGGATCATTCTACTCACCAATATATAGTAAAAGCCAATTCTCCAGGCCATACCAAACTTCCGGAACTCCTTCATGGGAGACCCTATGTTGAAGTCGACCGAAGCCCCGAAGAGCCCCTAGTGATCAGTAATGTTTTTAGAATGGACGCACTGGAAAGTTCTGACGGAATAGAAATCGAAGCCAAACAAACTGCCGTTAACCATCATTCGACGGTTCCCATACCGCTCCCGGAACTATTCACATCTGATTGGGAAGAAAAACTAACCGTCGAACTTCATTCAAGAAAATATAGCCCACGGACTATTCGAAGTTATATCCAGTATAATAAATCGTTTTGCAAGTTCATTCAAAAGAGCCCCGATCATATTGGAAGTACCGACGTTAAATCATATGCGGCTTATTTAGATAGCTCCCTTTTCCTTTCGAGCTCCACGATGAATTTAGCAATCAGCGCCCTGAAATTTTTCTATCATAATGTACTTCAAAAAAATATCCTGGAAGAACAACACCGCCCCAAACTTGATCAACGCCTCCCGGCTATATTATCAAAATCGGAGATTAATGTCATGCTGGAAGGCGAAAAAAATTCTAAGCACCGGTTACTCATAATGCTTGCCTATTCTTCAGGGCTGCGGGTAAGCGAAGTAGTATCGCTAAAAAAAAGCCACGTTGATTTTACCCGGAAGGTGATCTATATTCGTTCCGGAAAAGGCCGAAAGGACCGCAACTCAATCTTATCTGACCGCGCAGCATCCTTTATAAGTGAATATGTTTCCGTTTACGGGATTGAGAATTGGCTTTTTCCAGGGATAAAACCCGGCAGCCATCTTTCAATCCGTTCTGCGCAAAACATATTCAACAAGGCCGTGTTAAAGGTAGGCATCCAAAAGGATGTTTCTATTCACAGTCTTCGCCATGCTTTCGCCACCCATCTCCTCGAAAATGGTGTGGACATAAAATACATCCAGGAGCTCCTCGGCCACGCCTTCCTTAAAACAACCGAACGTTATACCCACGTAGCCCGCCGCAGTGCCCTTAAGATAAAAAGTCCCCTCGACGATTTCGGCCCGGATGATGACTGA
- a CDS encoding SMI1/KNR4 family protein: protein MEDKTIEYLNKYFDKDFRVTPMAPDKYTLNDIENIEETLGIKFPEEYKAHILGAFPGMYVEIIEKVWPRPKLYDVGPFWTFLYGIHTYSGSKNSEDWMRLEIIGKEFIEETEIKAVPVLKIIGNEDLYCVNEEGKIVQYNHEENIIEEINMNFWELLDKELMELKEGKEKKIKENRKNKM, encoded by the coding sequence ATGGAAGACAAAACAATAGAATATTTGAATAAGTATTTTGACAAAGATTTTAGAGTTACGCCGATGGCTCCAGATAAATATACATTAAATGATATAGAAAATATTGAAGAAACATTGGGTATAAAATTCCCCGAAGAATATAAAGCACATATTTTAGGGGCATTCCCGGGAATGTATGTTGAAATAATAGAAAAAGTATGGCCAAGGCCAAAATTATATGACGTAGGGCCTTTTTGGACATTTCTATACGGAATACATACATATTCCGGATCAAAAAATAGCGAAGATTGGATGAGGCTTGAAATTATAGGAAAAGAATTCATTGAAGAAACGGAAATTAAAGCAGTACCGGTACTAAAGATAATAGGAAATGAAGATTTATATTGTGTGAATGAAGAAGGAAAAATAGTACAATATAACCATGAAGAAAATATTATTGAAGAAATAAATATGAATTTTTGGGAATTATTGGATAAAGAATTAATGGAATTAAAAGAAGGGAAAGAAAAGAAGATTAAAGAAAATAGGAAAAATAAAATGTAA
- a CDS encoding AAA family ATPase — MRVKKVILKEFKRFDNLTINLGDNPAKIIVLVGPNGCGKSSIFDAFEEKEKDFRNHGQEDMQFYSKSFFYLDETLKKDVYDKNESIKIFTSNETNNFSRKSFYIRTAYRFTSKFDIKELKPLPSVFNTNDDPISLITLDKRLESNYKRLLGVAYSDFFEGSKTGIQVKEELIGSINNILKDILDIKISNLGNILANKGQLYFEKGNTKDFPYANLSSGEKEVVDIILDLLLKTNDYNDTVFCIDEPELHLNTAIQRKLLINIEKLIPDNCQLWIATHSIGFLRAVQTELYNKSQILDFSEKDYFTGINIIEPMRTTRFNWQRIFKTALEDLVGLLSPERIIYCEGKDRPGEHGIEKGFDAKVFNLIFSETYPETLFISSGGNTELDKRSDIAISILSKVFVDLEILVLKDRDMASGKITDIENRRRYLETNPKNHRLLERWEIENYLFDKEVLIKYCSQEGLIFNKFEYDTYITDINNQNVKDSIGKIKNICGITHNINEERFKLELAKVISSDMNVYAELKRCIF, encoded by the coding sequence ATGCGGGTGAAAAAAGTCATACTTAAGGAATTTAAGCGCTTTGATAATTTAACGATAAATTTAGGAGATAATCCTGCAAAAATTATTGTATTAGTAGGGCCTAATGGATGTGGCAAAAGTTCAATCTTTGATGCTTTTGAGGAGAAAGAAAAAGACTTTAGAAACCATGGACAAGAAGATATGCAATTTTATTCAAAATCATTTTTTTATCTTGATGAAACTCTTAAAAAAGATGTGTATGATAAAAATGAATCAATTAAAATATTTACTTCGAATGAAACTAATAATTTTTCAAGAAAGAGTTTTTATATTCGTACTGCATATCGTTTTACTTCAAAGTTTGATATAAAGGAATTAAAACCCTTACCATCTGTTTTTAATACTAATGATGATCCAATAAGTTTAATTACATTGGACAAAAGGCTTGAATCAAATTATAAAAGACTATTAGGCGTTGCTTATTCAGATTTCTTTGAAGGTAGCAAAACAGGAATTCAAGTAAAAGAAGAATTGATTGGTTCAATAAATAATATACTTAAAGATATTTTAGATATTAAAATATCAAATCTTGGTAATATTCTGGCAAATAAAGGGCAATTATATTTTGAAAAAGGAAATACAAAGGATTTCCCATATGCAAATTTGTCATCGGGTGAGAAAGAGGTTGTAGATATTATACTGGACCTACTACTAAAAACGAACGATTACAATGATACTGTATTTTGTATTGATGAACCAGAACTGCATTTGAATACAGCTATACAACGAAAATTATTAATTAATATTGAAAAATTAATTCCGGATAATTGTCAATTATGGATTGCAACTCATAGTATAGGGTTTTTAAGGGCTGTACAAACTGAACTATATAACAAATCTCAAATATTGGATTTTTCTGAAAAAGATTATTTTACAGGGATAAATATTATTGAGCCTATGCGCACCACTCGATTTAATTGGCAAAGAATATTTAAAACAGCTTTGGAAGATCTTGTAGGTTTATTAAGTCCCGAACGAATAATTTATTGCGAAGGAAAGGATAGACCAGGAGAACACGGGATAGAAAAAGGGTTTGATGCAAAAGTTTTTAATTTAATATTTTCAGAGACATATCCAGAGACTTTATTTATCTCAAGTGGTGGTAATACTGAACTTGATAAAAGAAGTGATATTGCGATTTCAATTTTATCTAAAGTTTTTGTTGATTTGGAAATATTGGTTTTAAAGGATAGAGATATGGCATCTGGAAAGATTACAGATATAGAAAATCGGAGAAGGTATTTGGAAACAAATCCAAAGAATCACAGATTATTAGAAAGATGGGAAATAGAAAATTATTTATTTGATAAAGAAGTATTAATAAAATATTGTTCCCAAGAAGGATTGATATTTAACAAATTTGAATATGATACTTATATTACTGATATCAACAATCAAAATGTAAAAGATAGTATAGGAAAAATAAAAAATATCTGCGGCATTACACATAATATTAATGAAGAGAGATTTAAACTAGAATTAGCTAAAGTAATTTCAAGTGATATGAATGTCTATGCAGAACTAAAGAGATGTATATTTTAA